The Flavobacterium sp. N2270 genome contains the following window.
ATTTCATATTGTTCAATTAAATGTTCAATTTGATTATAATCTAACGCATTAATAACTTCAAAAATACCATTATTAACAACATCATTTTCTAATTTACGGATATCTGAAGCTACAACATTTTCAACACCATATGTAGATCTAAGCTTTGCTGTTAATTCGGTCCCTATTTGACCACAAGCACCAATAATTAATATTTTTGTATTCATTGTTTTCAGTAAATTTAAAGTACAAATATAAGAATTTGTATGGGTTATTATTTTAAAAAAAAACTAAACAAAATTTATAATATGTTAACTTTAAAGAAATCATATTAAAATCTGGTAAACAATTGTATTTTTGCTTATATTTATACTTAATGAAAACATATTTAATTTTATTTTTAAGTTCAGTACTTTTTATTAGTTGCGCAGACGACAGTAATCGAAATGCAAATTCTTCAAAAGTACAGCAAAAAAATACAGAAGTTTTTTTAGCAATTTCTAAAAAATGGTCATTCAATTTCCCAAATGCTAGAACAGAAATTCAAACTACTCTCAATGAATGGAATGATTGGATTCAGTTTAAAAAAGAATTAGAGCAAAAGCCTAAAGCAACATTACTTGCTTTTCAAATGAAAATTGAAAATGTCGCTCAAAAATCTGATAGTTTGAGTTTAACTGTACCTGATAAATTTAACAATCCTCAAGTTAGAAGTAGATTAGTGACTTTAAATACAAAAATAAATTCATTAGATACTTTTTTACATTTACAGGAAATACCACAAAAAAAAGTATTTACATTAATTGACGAAATCAACTCTGAAATAAGAGGAGTCTACATCCAAATGGATGAAATTATAATTAAACAAGCTATTCCGAAAGAAATTGGCGAAGATGATATGATTAAAGCCTTAGACACTTCAAGAATGGCTAACTCAAAGGCTTTTGAAGAAAGTGTAACAAAGTCAAACACTCTTAAAGAAAAAGAGAAAATGCAAAAAAAATAGAATATGAAAAACAATTACTTTTACAAATCAACACTAATTGTATTATGCTTTTTTGCACAAATAGCATTTTCACAAACAACCACTTGGGATGGAGCAGCTTGGGATAACGGTACGCCAAATAGCTCAACAGATGCAATTTTTACTGGAAATTATTCTTCTTCAGGAAATTTAACTACTAAATCAATAACGGTAAATGGGACTTCAATTGTTACATTTAATTCTTCTCACACATTAACTGTTGAAAATGACATTACAATTAATGCTACTGCAAGTTTAATTTTTGAAAATAATGCGAGCTTATTACAAGTTAATGCAGCTGCAGTTAATACTGGAAATATAACTTACAGGAGAGATACTGCTCCAATGATTGAAAATCAATACACTTATTGGGGAACCCCTGTTTTTGGGCAAATTTTAAATGTATTCTCGCCCCTAACCAGTCCAACTAGATTTCATAGTTTTAATGCTAATTCAGCTGTAAACAATTGGGTAAATGAAACAGGAACAAATGCAATGGTCCCAGGAAAGGGATATGCTATTCAAGCACCAGATAATTACACTGTGACGCCAACTATCTATAATGGAGAATTTATTGGAACACCTAATAACGGAAACATTCCTGTTAATGTTGAAGCATTTAATCCTGTGCTATTAAATTACAATTTCATTTCAAACCCTTATCCTTCTGCTATTGATGTTGTAACTATGATGGACAATACAAATCTTGGTACTTTATATTTCTGGACACATAATACTGCCATTTCAGGAAATGTTTTTACTACAGATGATTACGCAGTAAGAACAAGAACTACAGGTACGCAAGCAATTTCGGGTGGAGCAGTTCCAGATCAATACATAGCAGCTGGTCAAGGATTTTTTGCTTCAGCTGGAACAACAACAACAATTAACTTTACAAACGCAATGCGAGTTAGTGGAAATAATAATCAGTTTTATAGAGAAACCCAATCAACAACACTAAACTATTATATTCACTTAAATCTAACGAATTCACTTGGAGCATTTAAACAAATTGCTGTAGGATATCAAGAAGATGCGACAAACAACTATGATTTCGGAACTGACGCGCTAGCATCAACAGCTGGAGTTATACAGTTCTATTCATTAATTCCTCCATCTACACTTGGATTTGGAATACAAGGAAGGGCATATCCTTGGACAATAACAGATCAGATTCCGTTAGGAATAAACACAACACAAGCCGGAAGTTACGATATTGCAATTGATCATACAGATACTTTTTTTGATGACAAGGGCATTTTCCTAGAAGATACAAGTAACGGAACATTTCATAATTTAAAAACCAGTACTTTTACTTTTACAACAACAACTGGAACATTTAATAATAGGTTTAAATTACATTACCAAGATTTATCATTATCAACTGATGATAATTTGGTTAATGATTCTTCTTTAATAGTTTTTTCTACAGATGAAGCTACTAAATTTGTTTCGAATAATTTAAATATCAAATCTATTGAAGCGTTTGACATTTCAGGAAGATTACTTTTTGAAGAAAAAAACATTAATAGCTTAACTTTTGAAAAAAATGTTTTTCAAACTAATCAAACCATATTCATTACAGTTACACTTGAAAATTTTCAAAAAATAAGAAGAAAACTTATTTTATAATTTAACGAAAACACAAAATAAAACCACTATAAACCAATTGGAATTGTAGTGGTTTTTTTAATTTTACAACAAATTAAATTTACAACCTTGAACGTTTCAGATATTTTAAAAAAATACGAACAAAATCCTAAAATTGAGCAAATTAGTCAATTACTAATTGAACGAAAAAAAGCTTCTGTTTCTGGTTTAATAGGATCATCATTATCAATTATCATTCAATCGCTTTTTAAAAAAGCAGAAATCCCTTTTTTATTGATTTTAAATGATAAAGAAGAAGCTGCTTATTATTTAAACGACTTAGAGCAACTTCTTAACGGTGAAGATGTTTTATTTTATCCTGGTTCTTACAGAAGACCTTATCAAATTGAAGAAACAGACAATGCAAATGTTTTATTAAGAGCTGAAGTTTTAAACCGAATTAATTCTCGTAAAAAACCAGCTATTATTGTTTCATATCCAGAAGCTTTATTTGAAAAAGTAGTTACTCGAAAAGAATTAGATAAAAACACTTTAAAACTTGCCGTAAACGATAACTTATCAATTGATTTTATCAACGAAACACTATTTGAATACAATTTTAAACGTGTTGACTTTGTTGTTGAACCCGGCGAATTTTCTGTTCGTGGTGGAATTATTGATGTGTTTTCATTTTCAAATGACGAACCGTATAGAATTGAGTTTTTTGGCAACGAAGTAGACAGCATTAGAAGTTTTGATGTTGAAACCCAACTTTCAAAAGAAAAGCTCAAGAAAATTTCAATTATTCCGAATGTAGAAAATAAAATGCTTCAAGAAAATCGCGAAAGCTTTTTAAACTACATCAACGAAAAAACCGCTGTTTTTATTCAAAATACCGAGCAAATTGGTCAAAAATTAAACACTTTATTTGGTAAAGCAGATGAAGCTTACTCAAAATTAACTGGCGAAATAAAACAAGCCAATCCGGAAGAATTATTTGTAAACGAAAAAACGTTTTTAAAAAAAGTAATCGACTTTCCAATTGTGGAATTAAACAACAAGTCGATTTTTAAAGTAGATAAAAGTTTTGAATTTCATATTCAACCTCAACCTTCTTTCAATAAACAATTTGATTTATTACTAGCCAATTTAAGTGAGAACCATGACAATGGTATTTCAAATTATATTTTATGTTCAAACGAAAGTCAGTCTAAACGTTTTCATGATATTTTTCAAAGCATAGACGAAGAAAACCACGAAAGCATTCGCAAACAATACAAAACATTAGTTTTTCCATTATATCAAGGATTTATAGATATAGAAAATCAAATTGCTTGTTATACAGATCATCAAATTTTTGAGCGCTATCATAAATTCACCATTAAAAACAGCTCTTCTAAAAAACAAACCATCACCTTAAAAGAGCTTACCTCTTTATCTGTTGGGGATTATGTTACGCATATTGACCACGGAATTGGAAAATTTGGAGGTTTACAAAAAATTCAGGTCGAAGGAAAAACACAAGAAGCCATTAAGTTGGCCTATGCTGATAATGACATTGTTTATGTAAGTATTCATTCGTTACATAAAATTTCAAAATACAACGGTAAAGATGGTGCACCTCCTAAAATATACAAATTAGGAAGCAACGCTTGGAAAGCGTTAAAACAAAAAACAAAAGCACGAGTTAAGCATATAGCTTTCAATTTAATTCAATTGTATGCAAAAAGAAGGTTAGACAAAGGTTTTGCTTGCGCGCCCGATAGTTATTTGCAAAAAGAACTAGAAAGTTCGTTTATTTATGAAGATACACCAGATCAAATTACATCGACAAATGATGTAAAAATGGATATGGAAAACGACAGGCCAATGGATCGATTGGTTTGCGGAGATGTTGGTTTTGGAAAAACAGAAATTGCCATTCGTGCAGCATTTAAAGCGGTTGACAATGGAAAGCAAGTTGCCGTTTTAGTTCCCACCACCATTCTTGCTTATCAACATTACAGAACATTTTCCGAGCGTTTAAAAGACATGCCGGTTACCATAAATTATTTGAATAGATTTAGAACAGCCAAGCAAAAAGCAGAAACTTTAAAAGCACTTGGTGAAGGAAAAGTTGACATTATCATTGGAACACATCAATTGGTAAACAAAAATGTACAATTTAAAGATTTAGGGTTGTTGATTGTTGATGAAGAGCAAAAATTTGGAGTAAACGTAAAAGATAAATTAAAAACTATTGCTGCAAATGTAGATACGCTTACACTTACTGCAACTCCAATTCCAAGAACGTTACAATTTTCGCTGATGGCAGCTAGAGATTTATCGGTAATTACTACTCCACCGCCTAATAGACATCCTATTGAAACAAATGTGGTGCGTTTTAACGAAGAAGTAATTAGAGATGCTATTTCATATGAAATTGAACGTGGCGGACAAGTATTTTTTATTAATAATCGCATTGAAAACATCAAAGAAGTTGCTGGAATGATTCAACGATTAGTTCCCGATGCAAAAGTGGGAATTGGTCACGGACAAATGGACGGTAAAAAACTAGAAGAATTAATGCTTGCTTTTATTGAAGGTGAATTTGATGTTTTAGTAGCAACAACGATTATTGAAAGTGGATTAGATGTTCCAAATGCGAATACTATTTTTATTAATAATGCCAATAATTTCGGATTATCTGATTTACATCAAATGCGTGGTCGTGTAGGGCGAAGCAATAAAAAAGCATTTTGTTACTTTATTACTCCACCAGATACTGTAATGACTGAAGATGCACGAAAACGCATCAATGCATTGGAACAATTTAGCGAATTGGGAAGCGGATTTAATATTGCCATGAAAGATTTAGAAATTCGTGGTGCTGGAGATTTATTAGGCGGTGAACAAAGTGGTTTCATTAATGAAATTGGTTTTGATACCTACCAAAAAATAATGAACGAGGCAATTGACGAATTGAAAGAAAACGAATTTAAAGACCTTTACGAAGAAGAAAATAATATTGAGACTAAAGAATACGTAAAAGATATTTTAATTGACACAGACTTCGAATTATTGTTTCCTGATGAATATATAAACAGTGTTACTGAACGATTAAGTTTATATAACGAGTTAGGCTTAATTAAAAAAGAGGAAGATTTATTGCTTTTCGAACAAAAATTAATTGATCGATTTGGTGCGCTTCCAAAACCTGCAATTGCATTATTAAATAGTTTACGAATAAAATGGAAAGCAACTTCTATAGGAATTGAAAAATTATTAATGAAACAAGGCAAACTTATTGGTTATTTCATAAGCGATCAACAAAGCAAATATTATCAATCTAACAAGTTCATGAAAGTAATGCAATTTGCACAACAAAATGGAAATCTTTGCAAAATTAAAGAGAAGCAAACCAAAAATGGATTACGTTTATTAATCACATTTGACAATGTAAAAAGTATTACTAAAGCTTTAGAGCTTTTCAATAAAATATAAAAAACATCCTAAGTGAAGTACTTAGGATGTTTACATTTTCTATTTGATTAGAAAAAATTACCACTATTAACCGTTATAAAAATACTTAAACAATAAATTTACTGTTTATATTTTTTATGTATATTTTGTTAAAATAAAAAATCCGAAGTCCCCACTCCGGATTTTTGTGTAAATTTTTTGATTAGAAAAAATTACTACTATTAACCATCGTAAAGATAAGCCAAGTAAGTAATTTGTATTTATGGAAAATATGTATTTTTTGTTAAATTACATATTAGACATCCACTGTTCTGGATTTAAATAAGTTGTGTTTTGCAAAACCAAAAACTTAATTACTGCATTACCAGATGAATCAGTATGAATTTTTCCTAAAATTTGTTTTACTGAAACTTTATCCCCTTTACTTACGTTTACAGAACTTAAGTTTAAATAAACTGTAATAAAATCTCCATGCTGAACATAAACAGCTTTGTTGTTAGCAGAAATAACTTGAACTTGTAATACTTCTCCACCAAAAATAGCTCTAGCATTTGAGCCTGGTTTTGTAGCTATTTCTACCCCACTATTATGCACAGTAAGATTTTTATGTACTGGGTGTGGTTGATCACCATAACGCAATTGCACATAACCATTATCAACAGGCCAAGGTAATTTCCCTTTATTTAGTTTAAAGTTATCTGAAACAATTTTTCCTTCAGGAGTTAAATCAAATTTAGAGACTGATGCTGTAGAAGTTTTTGTCCCCGATTTTGCAGCATTTCTTTTATTAGCTGCAGCAATTTCATCAGCAATTATTTTTTTAATCTGCTTATCAATATCTCTTGCTTCTTTTTGTTTTTTATCAATATCCGCAGCATATTTTTTTTTATCTTTTTGAATAATTTTCGCTAACTGTTCTTGTTCTTTTTTCTTTTCTTCTAATATTTTTTTTTCAGCTTCATTTTCAGCAAGAACTTTTTCTTTATTCTTTTTGTCTTTCTCAAGTTTAACAACTGCAACTGCAAGCTTATCTTGTTTTTCTTGAATTTCATCTCCTTGCATTTTTCTAAAACCTGCATATTGTTTCATATATTGAATACGCTTGTAAGCCTGAAGAAAATTCTGAGAAGAAAGTATAAACATAATTCTACTTTGGTCATTTCGACTTTTATATGATTTTACAATCATTTTAGCATAATCTTCTTTTAGTACTTTCAACTCTCTATTCAATTTATTGATTTCCAATTGATTTAAATAGATATTGTCGTCTAACAAACGTTTTTGTTTAGCTGTTGTACTAATTAATCGCTCACTTAATCTAATGCGGGCTTTTTGAGCTGCAATTTCACTTAACACTGAACGTTCTTTCTTCTTTTCTGTTTGCAACAAACTTTTAAAAGCAGAAATTTCTTTCTGAATTTGCTCTTTTCGCGCTTCTAATTTTTCTTGTTGAGTTTGAGAAAACCCTAAAGAAAAACAAAAGAAAAAAAGTATGTATAATTGAAATTGCTTCATTTTATTTTTTTTTACAAAGATACTATTGTTTTGAAATTGTTAGTTAACCTTAACTTGATCGTAACTACTTGGTATTGAAAAAGGATAACTTAAATTTTCATTAAAAATTATATTTTTATATTCCAAATCGATGAAAATTGTTTCTTTTTGTTCTGCCTTTATTTTAATTTCGTTTGGCAAAAATACATTATTTTGTTTTTTATGTGAAGGATAATAAATTTCTAATTTTCTATTTTCTTTCTCTTGAAAAATTGTTTCTTTTTTTAAGAGAAAATTTCCGCCTTCAAAATCAAAAACCTTAGAGGTGTTACTTTTATTTTTCTCTGTTAATTGATACAGTTCATCTTCAATTTTGGCAACATATTTAGCTTTAGTTAAGTCGTCAATTGCATTACCAATTAACAAGTTTTGAACTTTATCAAAATCGAGTTCGGTTCCTAACCAATTGCTCAATAAACTAAAATCTCCTTCAAAATAAGTACCATTTATTTTCTCATAATAACTTACTTTATTTGGTGTAATTAATGCTTTGGCTACAGGAAACCCTAATAGTTTCACATTAATCCAAATTATTTCATTTTTCTTAATACGAATATCAGCCGTTACAGAATGAGATTGTTTATCATCTTTATATTTTGCGTTTGCTCTAATATTTAAAGTTGAAAACTCCTTTTTATTTTCGTAATGACCATCAATAATTTTTGCAGCAGCTAATGATTCGTTTGCAGCTGATTCCAAAACAGATTTTTTTGCTTTACAAGAGACTAAAAGTGTTAGCCCAATAAAAACAATAATTATTTTTTTCATTATTTAAGTTTCTTTTGAATAAGTTCCGACTTAGAACGGTACATTTTTTCTTTTGTTGTATTGTTATTCTGTTTATATGTTTCTGACAAAAGCAAGTAAAATTGATTTTCTAAAGGCAAATCTTCTACAATAAACTCTAAACCCGTTTCCAATTGATCAATTGCTTCTTTAGATTTCTTTAATTTATAATTCGCTAAACCGGCATAAAAATACAATTTGGCAAATGTAGGATACAAATCGATATAATTTGTTGCTATTTTTTTAACTTCTTCAAATTTTTCTATAACACTTTCAACATCTAACAGAAGCAAAACCGTTTCTATATCATTTGGTTCTTTTTGGATTCCTTTTTTTAGATAAAACTCGGTTTTTGCATATTCTTTTTTGTTGTAAAAGAACTTTCCAATTTCTTTTGACACATTAATTTCATTGTCATTTGCAAAATAATCAACTGCAGTTTCTAAATCTTTATCATATTCATTTGTTCCAACTGTAATAATTAAAAATTCATTTAAAATACGATGTTTAATTCTTCTATCAATGCTATTATTCTTAAAAATCTTAAACATTGATTTTTTAGCATTATCAATTTCATTATTAACCAAATAAAATTTAAACAAACTTACATGTGCCCAATCGGAATTTGGAATTTCTTTTGCCAATTCTTTAGCAACTTCAAAAGCTTTTTCTTCTTGATTACTTGTAGAATATAGCATCATTAAGTCAATATAATGTTGTTCTACTTTTGGATTTTTTCGAATTAAATTTTCTAATTCCCCTACTTCAGGTTTTGAATAAGCATTTGAAGTTTGAATTTTTAACTTATAATATTCCATAGACTGACTCAAAACCGAAGTGCTTTCCATTTCCTTTAATAAATTCAACGCTTTATCATGCTGATTAGTGTACATGTAAAGCGAAACCAAATCTTCATTCATATTTGGATCGAATACAATTAATTTTTGAACCACCGGAATAGATTTTTGAAAATCTTTAGTTTGGTAATACACATCATACAAACCATTTAAGTACCAACGTTCATTTGGGTTTAATTCAACAGCTTTTTTAAAAGCCATTTCAGCTTCTACATATTGTTTTAAATCTAAATAATTTTTACCTAATTCATGATAAAAAACAGGATTTGAATTGTCTTTTTCGATACATTTTTGAATGGCAATAATTGCTTTATCATAATTTTCAATTCCGCGTTGTTTTAATGCTTCATAAAAATTATTTTCAACTTCATTTTCTACAAGAGCAATATCGTCTGGATTAATTTGTCCATAAAAAACTTGTTGATTACCAAAAGTAACCAACAAGAATAAAAATGCTATTGCTTTATAGTTTTTCAAATTATTTATTCTAAAACGGAATAATCGCCAATACTTATGCTTTTAAAATCGCCATCAAAAGTGGCATGATTACCAATCATTGCGTTATCTAATTTTGCGTTTCTAATGTGCACGTGTGTTTGTACTAAACTGTTTTGTATTTTAGTATTTGTTAAATGTGTTGAGTTACCTAATGAAACATTTGGTCCAACAATAGAATTTATTAAAACCACATTTTCTCCAATATAACATGGAGGAATAATTGTTGAATTTTCAATTCTAACTGTTTCAGCAATCATAGTTTCTTCAGCATCATTATGTAAAAAATGCAACATTCTAGAATTGGTATCCACTGTAACATCTTTATTTCCGCAATCCATCCATTCGTCTACTTGACCTGGAACAAATTTCATGCCTTTTTCCATCATTTGCTTAATACCATCGTTAATTTGGTATTCACCACCATGAATAATATTATTATCAATTACCAATTGTAATTCGTTTTTTAGAACAGCAACATCTTTAAAAAAGTAAATTCCAATAACTGCTAAATCTGAAACAAACTCTTGAGGCTTCTCAACCAATTCAATTATTTCTCCGTTCGAATTTAAATTCACTACACCAAAAGCTTCTGGTTTTTCTACTTGTTTTACCCAAATTACACTATCGGCAGATGTATCTAAATCGAAATCCGCACGAATTAAAGTATCTGCATAAGCAATAACCGCTGGTCCGC
Protein-coding sequences here:
- the mfd gene encoding transcription-repair coupling factor, yielding MEQISQLLIERKKASVSGLIGSSLSIIIQSLFKKAEIPFLLILNDKEEAAYYLNDLEQLLNGEDVLFYPGSYRRPYQIEETDNANVLLRAEVLNRINSRKKPAIIVSYPEALFEKVVTRKELDKNTLKLAVNDNLSIDFINETLFEYNFKRVDFVVEPGEFSVRGGIIDVFSFSNDEPYRIEFFGNEVDSIRSFDVETQLSKEKLKKISIIPNVENKMLQENRESFLNYINEKTAVFIQNTEQIGQKLNTLFGKADEAYSKLTGEIKQANPEELFVNEKTFLKKVIDFPIVELNNKSIFKVDKSFEFHIQPQPSFNKQFDLLLANLSENHDNGISNYILCSNESQSKRFHDIFQSIDEENHESIRKQYKTLVFPLYQGFIDIENQIACYTDHQIFERYHKFTIKNSSSKKQTITLKELTSLSVGDYVTHIDHGIGKFGGLQKIQVEGKTQEAIKLAYADNDIVYVSIHSLHKISKYNGKDGAPPKIYKLGSNAWKALKQKTKARVKHIAFNLIQLYAKRRLDKGFACAPDSYLQKELESSFIYEDTPDQITSTNDVKMDMENDRPMDRLVCGDVGFGKTEIAIRAAFKAVDNGKQVAVLVPTTILAYQHYRTFSERLKDMPVTINYLNRFRTAKQKAETLKALGEGKVDIIIGTHQLVNKNVQFKDLGLLIVDEEQKFGVNVKDKLKTIAANVDTLTLTATPIPRTLQFSLMAARDLSVITTPPPNRHPIETNVVRFNEEVIRDAISYEIERGGQVFFINNRIENIKEVAGMIQRLVPDAKVGIGHGQMDGKKLEELMLAFIEGEFDVLVATTIIESGLDVPNANTIFINNANNFGLSDLHQMRGRVGRSNKKAFCYFITPPDTVMTEDARKRINALEQFSELGSGFNIAMKDLEIRGAGDLLGGEQSGFINEIGFDTYQKIMNEAIDELKENEFKDLYEEENNIETKEYVKDILIDTDFELLFPDEYINSVTERLSLYNELGLIKKEEDLLLFEQKLIDRFGALPKPAIALLNSLRIKWKATSIGIEKLLMKQGKLIGYFISDQQSKYYQSNKFMKVMQFAQQNGNLCKIKEKQTKNGLRLLITFDNVKSITKALELFNKI
- a CDS encoding murein hydrolase activator EnvC family protein, which codes for MKQFQLYILFFFCFSLGFSQTQQEKLEARKEQIQKEISAFKSLLQTEKKKERSVLSEIAAQKARIRLSERLISTTAKQKRLLDDNIYLNQLEINKLNRELKVLKEDYAKMIVKSYKSRNDQSRIMFILSSQNFLQAYKRIQYMKQYAGFRKMQGDEIQEKQDKLAVAVVKLEKDKKNKEKVLAENEAEKKILEEKKKEQEQLAKIIQKDKKKYAADIDKKQKEARDIDKQIKKIIADEIAAANKRNAAKSGTKTSTASVSKFDLTPEGKIVSDNFKLNKGKLPWPVDNGYVQLRYGDQPHPVHKNLTVHNSGVEIATKPGSNARAIFGGEVLQVQVISANNKAVYVQHGDFITVYLNLSSVNVSKGDKVSVKQILGKIHTDSSGNAVIKFLVLQNTTYLNPEQWMSNM
- a CDS encoding DUF4292 domain-containing protein codes for the protein MKKIIIVFIGLTLLVSCKAKKSVLESAANESLAAAKIIDGHYENKKEFSTLNIRANAKYKDDKQSHSVTADIRIKKNEIIWINVKLLGFPVAKALITPNKVSYYEKINGTYFEGDFSLLSNWLGTELDFDKVQNLLIGNAIDDLTKAKYVAKIEDELYQLTEKNKSNTSKVFDFEGGNFLLKKETIFQEKENRKLEIYYPSHKKQNNVFLPNEIKIKAEQKETIFIDLEYKNIIFNENLSYPFSIPSSYDQVKVN
- a CDS encoding tetratricopeptide repeat protein, translated to MKNYKAIAFLFLLVTFGNQQVFYGQINPDDIALVENEVENNFYEALKQRGIENYDKAIIAIQKCIEKDNSNPVFYHELGKNYLDLKQYVEAEMAFKKAVELNPNERWYLNGLYDVYYQTKDFQKSIPVVQKLIVFDPNMNEDLVSLYMYTNQHDKALNLLKEMESTSVLSQSMEYYKLKIQTSNAYSKPEVGELENLIRKNPKVEQHYIDLMMLYSTSNQEEKAFEVAKELAKEIPNSDWAHVSLFKFYLVNNEIDNAKKSMFKIFKNNSIDRRIKHRILNEFLIITVGTNEYDKDLETAVDYFANDNEINVSKEIGKFFYNKKEYAKTEFYLKKGIQKEPNDIETVLLLLDVESVIEKFEEVKKIATNYIDLYPTFAKLYFYAGLANYKLKKSKEAIDQLETGLEFIVEDLPLENQFYLLLSETYKQNNNTTKEKMYRSKSELIQKKLK
- a CDS encoding sugar phosphate nucleotidyltransferase; its protein translation is MKIIVPMAGRGSRLRPHTLTIPKPLIPVAGKPIVHRLVEDIAGVLNQEIDEVAFIIHESFGNQVEADLIAIAEKLGAKGTIYYQNEALGTGHAIMCAKDSLSGPAVIAYADTLIRADFDLDTSADSVIWVKQVEKPEAFGVVNLNSNGEIIELVEKPQEFVSDLAVIGIYFFKDVAVLKNELQLVIDNNIIHGGEYQINDGIKQMMEKGMKFVPGQVDEWMDCGNKDVTVDTNSRMLHFLHNDAEETMIAETVRIENSTIIPPCYIGENVVLINSIVGPNVSLGNSTHLTNTKIQNSLVQTHVHIRNAKLDNAMIGNHATFDGDFKSISIGDYSVLE